gtatatatacatatatatttatatgacataGTCATACACAAAGATGCATTGACAAAAAAGAATAGGGTACAGAATGTGCACACAATATGCTATCATTTATATATCAAAAAGAGTATATGTtagtatttatttcatatatgcaTCCAGTATCTCTGGAAAGATACGCAAGAACCTGGTAATAGTGGTTGCTACTTGATCTGCACCAAAGAAAGGGACCATCTATCTTGTTAAAAGTCACATCCATCTTGTTAAAATGTTACTGccaataaaatttaacattttttgtttagGAATGTTTAGCCAGAATTTATAACATActtcttcaatatattttttaactttttattgtggaaaatttcaaacatatacagagGAGTGAGAATCATAATGATCCTCCCTGTACCCATgacccagcttcaacaatgatATAACTTCTGTTGCTCTGATTTTGTAGTATAGTCGCCTTGTTTTCATcaattacacaaaaattaataattGTAATAGTGACTCAGTTCTGACCAAAGGAAGTTAAATGTTTTAAACTTATATATAAATTTCCTTGCTGAGAATTTTGGTAAGGTGACCAATAAAAGACTTCtaagcaaaaaatatttattacttaatATAAAATTCCATGAGGATGTGGAATTGAAGTgcaaatttaaggagaaaactcCTTAAATAATGACATAAAATTTCAACTATTAACGAACAGCTTATTCATGTATGATTTAAGTGGGTGACAGTGGAGGTCAAGGATACATgatatttagattattttcaatacatttaaagaaattatgtaaCAAAAATTATAGTGCCAGAATCCTTTTAAGCTGTTTAAACATAGGAAGATTTAGATATAAACTTGAAAACATGTAAGGGagtacatacttttaaaaaattatagagtaTGAGAGAAAAACAGTTTGAAGATCACAGCTCTAGACGACCTGATGTTTATTTCCAAGTCTCAGGGAGCTGTTGTGTTGATGGGATAGACGGTCATGCCTGCCTGAACCCCGAGACAGCAAAGGGAACCTGGAACCTGAGATTGAGGTCTGATCAATGTGTCTCTTTCCCACTATCCATCATGAATGAGTTGgattatttcaggaatgcaaggttggtttaacactTGAAAATCAACCAATTTAATTCCCCCATccaagcctagggtcacagatgTTTAAGTCCCCTTggccattgtatatatatagaaataaacacCACCAGCCACCATCCCTTCCTTTACTTATCAAGCAACCTGTTGAAAGCAACCTGTTTTCTCTTGAAAACTTTTTACTTTCTTCAATGCGTGGATAGTGGAGGGTGAAACACATGTGTACTCTAACCAACTACCTTGAAAGAGTGGTGGCcactctctgtctcttctccctgGCTGCATATTCTGTCTTAACACCGTGTTCTTCCAAGAGTGGCTTGTTTTCTACCTGCAGTTGGAATCCCCtgtagattcctgggccccagctcAGAACCACTGAGTCAGACTTTCTGGGAATCTGTGCTTTAAacatctcccctctccccagtacCCTAAAGTTTATAAAATACCATTCTAACTCACTTTCACTCTTCGCACTGTTCAGAAAATAAagtctgtattttatttccaCACTGGGGCCTTCCCTAAACCCTGTCTTGGCCTTTCTGCTACCTGACTGTTCCTCCTCTGATCCCTTTGAGGGTTTCACTTCCTTCCTATATTCCCCCAAATCCCTATGCTCCCCAATACATACGCCTCCTGCCCCGTTCTCTTCAGATTTCAGTTGCCTGcctttctgctgttgattcccaaGTTCCCATCACTAATCCCAATGATTCCCCTAACAGTAGCCAgctttactgagtacttactgagGAATGTACACTAGACCTTGACTTTGATTAGCTCATTTATTGCCCAGAGGAACCCTTTGAGATAGGTCATCATGATCACCCTCTTACAAATGataaaacagaagctcagagggaGAAGCAACTTTTTCCAGCTTGTAACAATTAAAACTGGGTTTTGAACTTGGGACAGTTTGACCTCTTAACCTCCTTGTAGATACCTCACCTGTGCTCCAAAATGCCTGACACAGAACTTGGTACCTTCCCTTTGCATTCTCCCTCCCCAACTCCTAGGCCAGATATCTTCTGTTTGCCCTTGCAGAACCACAGGATGTAACCCCATGTCCTGAGTCTTCACATCTGGAAATACTCCCTGCAGATCTCTAACTTCATCCTTTTACTCTCTTATCTCGCATTTTTTTGCCACTCACTCTCCTATTACTAAAAATGAAGTACAGTGAAGATCTCTCAAAAATTATCTGAACTTAGTGACAGAACCAGAAACAAAGTAACACGTCCAGGTATGGAGGCTTCTCTACTTGTAAACAGGATGTTGCTGAGTCCATATTATGCAAAGTCTAAGTGATGGAACACAGGTAACCCTTGTTAAGGTGTGAAGTGAAGGTGTAAATATAACCTTCACTTTCTTTTCTAACCTAATCACATACCTCTTCTTCCCCACATTTGACTCTGTCATTGCTTTAGTATTTATCAAAAATGAAGAATTAATGATCATAAACCCTTCAAAAATAAGCACAAATAGGAAAATGCGGTAGACCAGAAAGCTGATCACGGTGGCTTTAGTAATCAATCCAGCCTAAAGATTTAATCCCTCCAAATGtgccttttagttttttaacttgGATTATTTGTAAtatcgattttttttttcatataaaaaccCAAAATTTAGCATTCTCTTGAGAAATCAGACAGTCCAGCAACAGCAGGTCCACTTTCCTACATGTCAGTAATTGGTAAGGGCAGAATGTTGACAGTTCTCTTTAGACAGGGCATGGGCTCCCCAGATCACTGCGTCTCCACCATGGCCTGTCATCTCTCTGATTCTGCCCCCTAGTGTCAGCGGCCCTTCATCTTCCCACTTGGCGTTGTTTGTTTAATCTAGCCTGCAGTCTCCCTTTAGACTTGGGCAAGAGGAGCCTCTGCCCTGGACTCCTCACTTTTGTGGCTctgaatataaaacacaaaaaagatATTTGCTAGTCATGGGCAAGTCTGCCCCTCAACATCTGGTACTCAGCAGTGGCATTGTTCAACCCATGGCATTAAACAGGCACGCTTGTGACTGACACCGTTCAGACCCCAGGAAACACTTCACATCTCTGGTCCTATTCTGCAAAGCAAAAGGCACTTGCCTCTGAATGCCTTGAAGGTTTGTTGTCATACTGCTGCCAACATCAGACAACACTGCTTCACGGTGCATGGAGGATTTGAGCACGGGAAGCacttaggaaagagaaaagacgACTGAATTAACTGTCGAAGCCTTCTCCCATGCCATAAATGCATCAGATACTTGTATAGCCCATCTCCATAGCAATACCAGAGCAACCCCTTTCTTGTTTCTCATTGTCCCAATTCATTATTCTAGAGGTGATTACAAAGAGCACAGTATTTGTACCAGTTACACATGGCAGCAGAGGACATTTTGTAATATTAATTCATATAACTCTTCAATTTGCTTATACCTTGGTCCTGATGTAACAGGCTTAGATTCTCAACATTGGCAGCTAGATGAACACTGAATGCTAAAATTgaaagtagttttatttttataatgaatatttaatgGGATTTAACAAATTcttttaactatatatatatttcagctttgtttaaataatttttatgtaaagcTTGATCTCAATTATCATTTGTATTTTACCTTTCCATCTTAAATAATTTTGAACGTTttggtagaaaaatattttaaaacatttgtgaaGTATTTATAACATCTAATTTTTTAATGAGTATTCACATTTTTTATACTTTGATAATTGTATTtgatttttccccccattttttagATGATTATTGACAAAATCAGGGGTCAACAAATGACGGGATTTTATTTCGAACAGCCTAAGGGCTATATTTACCCCAtgaactaagaatggtttttatatttttaaaggtttgtACAACAAACCAAGAAGAATATATGAGAGAGACCATATGCAGACCACAAAAcctaaaacatttattatctgaatctttacaaaaatattttaaagtcttcGGTCAATAGaatataaattatgtaaaaacCTGACTGTAACTATACATTTTATGAGTCTACTgaaatggaagcaacaaaaagaaatgggATAAATAATAACTAATGAATTATGTTTGTTACTCATATGAATATCACAGGCCCATCAACAGAACACCCAGATATGTGCAGTAATAAGTAAATTCTCTCCTCTGTGGTTGTTTGCAGACTTTGAATCGTATATAAACAATAACTTGACACATATGTTTTGCTTTTGTCATTATGAATGTATACGTGTCAAAGTGGGAAGATTAAATGTTTTGAGATTTGTTTAATGACTTGCACGCCTCCTGGCATACGGTGTGCGGGCCATGACCCACACATGTTGTTGGCAGATCTGCCTGTCCGTTTTCCTCTGCCCCCTGAGTGCATCTGAGTTTCAGTATTGCCTTAGCCTAAAAATTTTGACCAGAACTCAAGTGACAGATCCCAGTATCTATCGCCCTCTGTTGGCGTTGAGCAGAGTTGCCACACTTTTGCTTCCGCGTGGAGTTGTGTTCAAATCCGGGAAAGCTCGGAGTTGAACACATAACTAGAGGATTTTCTGTGCTTTGTATTAATATCCTGGTTACATAATAACTTCAAAATACTTGAAGCAGCAAAGGTGCTTTAtgaggcaacattttttttttgaggcaacATTCTTATCccagaaaaaaagtcattttgttCAAATCCTATCTTTCTTTTTACTAATCATCATCATGTGCTGCAAATGCTTTGGGCCAATGTTTCCATTCAGTCTCTCAGACctttttattgatattatttcGACACCAGGAAAGAGACACATCTTCCAGTTAATTGATGGAAGGAATAACATGAAGTCAAAGGATGGGAGGGCATTGATAACCCCAAAGAAAGGCTCAATCCCCCCGCCACTGGAGGCAAAATAAGAcagaaggagaagggggaggaggagagggatggTAGGGGAGGAGCTGGGAAGGGAGGGTGAGAGAGGATGCCTCTGGGCTCTGACCCCCACTGGGTCCTTATCAGCTGCCTCTACCTTAACTGCTTCCTCCTTAACAGGCTTTCACCAGCTACGCCGGGTACTTTCTTTCAGGGTGGAAAGAGGTATTGCTCCTTTTAAGGGTGAGCCTGAGCGAATCGGAGCTTTGGAGTCTTTCTGCTGAAGCCCTGCTGACCAACCCCCAAGTGCAGGCTCTCAGTGGTCAGACCCCACTCATGAGAGCAAACAGACCACCCTCCCTGAGGGATGCCCCTGAAAACATTTGTGACCTGTTCTGCTCTGGGATTGGGTCCCGAGAGGTTCTGCAAGTGCAGTGAGGGACTTGTCTCAGCACTACAGATGCGTGCAGAGCAGTATCGATCCTGTTCCTTAAAGGAATCAGGAACGTTGCTCATCCCACATTTGAATCTACATCTGACGCTTATTTTGTCCTGCGTCGTAACTACTCAGGCATTTTCCTAGAGTTGCATAAATTAGTTCTTGCCTGTGGCTTTCAGTTTCACACCTTTTGAAGATCTTTACCATAATCTGAGAACTAATTTATGCAACTCTAGGTTATTATACTTCTGAGTGTTCCTTTTAGGGTTCAACCTATAAaagccagaaaggaaaaaataaaaagtttggtctaagaaattaagaaagatttTCACTTTTGCTGGGGAGTACGCTTAATTCTgcaactcactttttaaaaatacattgaagtAGTATTCTAGCACACTTGCTACATTTTCAACATTCCTAAAATTGCccacagtactttttttttaaaaaaccctctaatcacatttcACGTTGACTTTCATTTTGTCACTTTGAATTGGGGCAAAAGGTCTCaagatcttttctgttttcttgtttttgaaaatagCGATTCCAAAGGAGGGGCCTTTTGCCCCatacaggattttattttttaaactcagatCCACTGTTCTGACATGCTAAGACATTGGAGTCTTTTTGTGCCTATACTTTCCCTTAATTCCATCATTGACATATTTTGATGTCTGTAAACCCAACAGAAGGAAGGGTCCCGAGTAACCAGACGTTAAGTCAGTATAAAAAAGGAGTTGGGGGGTCTTGGGGACACTGACTCCTCTTCAGAATCCCCTGAAGAGAGATTGACCATTGACAATTTAAATCTTCAATGCTTTATCTCTTTGTTTGAGTCTCGGAATGCCATTGATACCTtctttgtatttataattgttttaattaGCCACCCAGCAGGGGCCCCTCTCCCAGCTGGATTATGGGCAGCGCAGCAGGACCTTACAACCCAGTTAAAACAAAGCCCAGACTTTATGGCTCGCTTAATTTCTTTTATCTGTAtcaaaaatttttgttcttttttctcttactatccctcattttcactcttttttcccctccccctcgtgTTTGTGGGGGGCAGGAGCAAAAAGCTTAGACTCCCAAAATGGCTTTGCTTTTGAAGAATCAAAGAATTATGGAAAAACCTCTACAGTGAATATTTATCAGCAGCTCACATCTCAAGGAGGAAAATAGCGCAGATGTGCTTGTCCCCTGGTCTTCGTAACATGCCATAAACCTCCACCGTGATTGTATCTTGAGCATTACGCTGAAATTGATGTCGGTTGCTAAACTTtagtgggtggaggggaggggaacgTTAGCAAAAAGGCTCCTCTGTTGTCCCTGGTGTTGTTTGTTCTATTTGACCACATCCTTCTTTTGTGGATGGAAATCTGGAGGATCAATTATGATGCAGATCTGACACCATTTCCATTTGTGGGAGCGGCGTGGCCAGGGATGTTTGGACTTTTGGAAATTCTTACATTGTTAAGATTGTTTTTCCTCCACTTTGAACTGGATGCTGCTACTTTGGTGTGATCACGAACACACTGCCTGACCCAGAGCATTTCatcagaagaaacagaaacatagggcTTGTTTGTGGCTTTATAGAAATTGCCAGGGCCTCTCTTTATTTGTGAATCTATAGAACTGCCAGTCTAGAAATTAAAACAGGACTGATCCCTGTGGAAACATGCATCACTGCTAAAAGTAATCTTCCTGCACTATGCTGCAAATTatctagtttaatttttttctaataataccCAAAGTAACTTATTTGCATTTAAACAGAAATGATAGCTCCAGTTTTCGGATATGGAAAAGGCTTTGAACTGGCTTCTGTGTTTCTGTACAAAGGTCTTAAATGTTGTTGAGCCCTACCTTTATTGCTAGAACTTTCCAGCAACCAGACAGGGTTGGGAGTGGAGGggtgttgttttcagtttgtgtACAATTACGCAGTATTTGGGTGTCTTGAAAACCAAGGAtggttataattaaaattttatcgtGTTACctggatttatttttggctttgtagCCAATCAGAGACCCAGACATTCACTTGGCTTTGTAAAACAGCAAATATCACAAAGACCATGAATAAATACTCATAGCAATTTGTTGGGTGCAATTGTAAGGCTTTGAAATTCAATGACAGGATTGAGAAGAGGCAGGAAACCCTGCGTGAGCTAGAGGCCTAGGGATTGGGAGACTCTTGCAGGAGCCTAGTGTCCTTGAGGGGCACAAAATTACTAAAGGATCAAAGAACGATGCCCAACATTGTCACGTgcgacatatgtatatatttatgttcaTGAAGATAGTATAGtttgatagttgcacaacatcACGAGTGAGCTATGCCTcttaattatacactttaaaacagtTAATTTCATGTTAGGTGAATTGcatgtcaataaaaaataaagtgaggcgATCTTACTGTCTGGCTTAATCCCCATAGGATAGGACCCCTTTGGGATCCATGTTTTGAATATTCATCTCATTTCGTATCGAGGCGAGGGGACTCGACTCACCTACAGTCACCCTCTAGTGACAGCACAGAACTAGAGACTTAGAAATCCTGCTTTTCTCTAGTGCGCTTGCTCCATCAAAATGACAAACAACAGCCTAGTTTTCTACGTGTCGATTTACAGGTTTTGTGGATGCTTGTTTGCTTGCTTAGATGGTATTAGAGTGGGCAGTGTGGCGCTTAGAAGCCAAGCAGATCTGTGCTGGGAGCTGCTAAGTACTTGCTCtgagcccctcctcctccccacccgcgcccccctcctcctccccacccgcaCCGCCCTCCCGTGCTCATCTCCACCTGGGGCTGGATCTCACCcagcctcccagggctgctgtgtgATTTCCAGAGCCAGCCCAAATGCAGTACGTTATAAACATGCTTTATAGTGTATCTATCATGCAGCCAGACCTCAGTAATGGAGCATTTTCACTTCTATGATGATGATTATAATCGCTgtcatttttattcctgtaaaTGTGACAACATTGACCCACAATCAAAGGCAGAGAATTCTTTTCAATGTAGAATATGGTTCAGAGCATCAGCAATTTTAATCTGTGTGCAGATTAAAGATAaacaggaatatttttaaaatcacttatttGGGAGATTTTTATTCCCCTCACAAGATGTTACTGTGAATATCTGTATGTCTGTATAAGTATATACATATCCATACAAGAAATCCCCATCGctgtaaaatattatatgttaGCATAGGCATGGAAGGAAAAACGCTGGAGAAACCCATGGCCCCTGGAGTGGGTGGGCTCATAGTTTTTCCTTTCCATGGAACGTATTTCGTAAcgcttgattttttgtttgtttgccttctTCATCCTATATCACCAGTCCTGGAAGCATGCCAGGCACAAAGTAGACGCTCCATACATTTTTTGTGGAATTAATGTATATAGTAAATATGTAACCAGGAAAGCAGTGAAGGGAATTACACAGAATAAGTTTTACGAAATCACCGCTTTATCGCAGTAAGGAAAATACCCTATGATAATATACTCGTCAAATTTCCAACAAAAGGTGtatttccaactttatttttcactttttttcttaagcCTGAACTGAAACAACAAAAGGCATGTTTTTTGCAGAATCTATTAGAGGCACTGAGCTCCTGGTGGAACAAGCTGGATGGTTCTTGTGCTGGCTAAATTCTATTAGCGGAGGGCCACGCCGGTGGGTTTGTGTTGCCTTGCGAGCTTCAGACGATTTCGACTGCACCTCCTGAAGTCCCTCTTCGTGACATCATTCACATCTGTGGCGACTTAAGCCTCCTGTTTCTTTGAAAACGGAATTTGAGAATATGAAGGGTTTATACTCTCTAAACTAATTAGCAGTGACCAGTAACTTGAGGAGGCCAACGTGCCCTCTAGGACACTCAGTTTACCTGGGGGTCTCGCCAGGTCCATCCAGCCATTTCTAGATACGTTACCAACCCcagtgagggaggaaaggaggcgtgcactttttttaaaatagagaactaattaCGTATAGTTCTTCCAAGATTTCTTTTTGTATGATGTGACCTGGCAAACAAATGTAGCATCCGGTGTTTGAGAAATGGATTTTCAAGGAAAAGGTGGTGCTTTACGGAAAAAAGTTTAATTATATAAAGCAATTAGTGAGATCGATACATTAAAAGAGAAGACAATAAGTGGGTTTTCTTGCATAATTGTAACATACAAACTATGTATTTATAACACACGTAAATAATATAGTGTGGTCCATTCTGATATGGAACAAACTTGAAGATATAGTAAATAAAGAAGTCCAGGTATAAAATGGTGTACATAAGAACTGAAATTCGAATGGCTAGGATGGCAAGAAAAGCCAGCAACTTGTACGTACCCACTGAACCCAAATTGGCATTTGTCATCAGGATCGGAGGTATGAGTGGTGTGAGCCCAAAGGTTCGACAGGTGTTGCAGCTTCTTCGCCTCCATCGGATCTTCAGTGGCACCTTTGTGAAGCTCAACAAGGCTTCGATGAACATGCTGAGAATTGTGGAACCGTACATTGTGTGGGAGTACCCAAACCTGAAGTCAGTAAATGAACTGATCTACAAGCGTGATTATGGCAAAATCAGCAAGAAGCGAATTGCCGTAACAGATAACGCGTTGATTGCGCCACCTCTTGGCAAATACGGTATTATCTGCATGGAGGACCTGATTCCTGAGACCTATACTGTTGGAAAACGTTTCAAAGAAGCAAACAACTTCCTGTGGCCCTTCACATTGTCTTCTCCACGAGGTGGAATGAAGAAAAAGACCACCCGTTTTGTAGAAGGTGGAGATGCTCGCCACAGGGAAGGCCAGATCAACAGGCTTATTAGAAGGCTGAACTAAGGTATCTACCATGATTATTTTTGTAATCTGGTCAGTTAATAAACAGTGACTGCTTtcaaattgaaattaaataaataaattaaataaaatggtgtACATAGTATAACAAAAAGCATATAGGTAGGCAGTCGATCTATACATATTTGCTTGCAATTGCGTGGAATCTCCCTGGAAGAATACATGAGAAACTTATAAAAAGCCATGATTGGTAACAGTGCTCTTCTGAGCCATATTGGAGCTTAAcgcaaaaggaaaaatctgtaatactgaccttgtttttatttgaaattttgatatttttgtttgtcatggattttttccattaaatttcAAATTTCCATTAATTTTGGTTTTAAAGTACTACATTAAAACAGTATTTATCTCGATTACTGAGGTTTTGGGCACCCCCTTTGCATTGTGTGCCCAAGATGAGTGAGGGACCTCTTCACCCTAGTCTTGGTTCTTGCTCCCCTTCATACTGTTTGACTTAATTTTCACCACATACAAATATGGCTTATTCAAAAATAGGGGAAAAATGCATTTAGCCACAAGTGGTATTTGGAACCCTTTGCAATCGTGGTTCTTAGTCTTTTGGGGGTTATAGATCCCACGGAGAATCTGATGAAACTACAAACTCTGCACATACAAACTATATTCTGCATTTAATTTCAAGGAGGCCGACAGACCCCCCTTGAGCCCCATCCAAGACTTTTAAAGAATACAACTCCAATTGGAGAGATTACCAAGAGGCCAGACTTCCTCTTCAACTAGTGTTCTGATTTCCCCTACATCCTCCCgaccaaagaagaaaactaaatgtcttatttctatttttcatgtctttttagcTATTCCTTAAGTGATGGGGCGTAGGTTGTCTGTCGTGGGGACAAATAACATATTCCTTGTTCACCAGCTCATCTCTACTGTTTCTGTAGTTATTGGCAGGGTCTCCTGGGATCTGAGTAATTCCCCCCAAGTGAAATGATATGTCATAGGCCAGGCCCCATAGTAAAAGGGAATTACTGTCAATTTATGTCACATTGAAGGGCCGCCCTCCAATACATTACTCAACAAACTCTAGACCTGGTTTCTCCACTCCAGCACTACTGGTCTTCTGAGCTGCAGAGTCCATCGCTATGGGGGCTGTTCTGTGTGctgtaagatgtttagcagcatccctggaccACTAAATGCCAGGGGTACCCCCCCAGCTGTgataaccaaaaatatctccagacagtGTAAGATATCCCCTGGATAAAAATCATCCCTACTTAAGAACCACTggactagggaattccctggctgtccagtggttaggactccacgcttttactgccaagggtgcgggttcaatccctggtcagggaactgagatcttgcACGCtgcatggtgaggccaaaaaaaaaaagaagaaccactGGGCTAGACTGTGCAAGTCATCTGAAGATTTGGTGactgttttccagtttttcatcTCACCAACTTTTGGTGAGATGCTTGCATTTCTTATAGTAATGATTAATGCACTGGGTAAACAACATGAATGGATAACTTACAGATTTGTAGAAATGTTAATCCTGAAGTTC
This DNA window, taken from Balaenoptera ricei isolate mBalRic1 chromosome 15, mBalRic1.hap2, whole genome shotgun sequence, encodes the following:
- the LOC132349455 gene encoding 60S ribosomal protein L7-like — protein: MEGKTLEKPMAPGKSRYKMVYIRTEIRMARMARKASNLYVPTEPKLAFVIRIGGMSGVSPKVRQVLQLLRLHRIFSGTFVKLNKASMNMLRIVEPYIVWEYPNLKSVNELIYKRDYGKISKKRIAVTDNALIAPPLGKYGIICMEDLIPETYTVGKRFKEANNFLWPFTLSSPRGGMKKKTTRFVEGGDARHREGQINRLIRRLN